The following proteins come from a genomic window of Citrobacter europaeus:
- the ilvI gene encoding acetolactate synthase 3 large subunit yields the protein MEMLSGAEMVVRSLIDQGVKQVFGYPGGAVLDIYDALHTVGGVDHVLVRHEQAAVHMADGLARATGEVGVVLVTSGPGATNAITGIATAYMDSIPLVILSGQVATSLIGYDAFQECDMVGISRPVVKHSFLVKQTEDIPQVLKKAFWLAASGRPGPVVVDLPKDILNPAKKLPYSWPESVSMRSYNPTTTGHKGQIKRALQTLVAAKKPVVYVGGGAVNAACHQQLGQIAEALNLPVVSSLMGLGAFPATHRQALGMLGMHGTYEANMTMHHSDVIFAVGVRFDDRTTNNLAKYCPNATVLHIDIDPTSISKTVTADIPIVGDARLVLDQMLELLEQEKSQQPLDDNRDWWQQIEQWRARQCLKYDTQSESIKPQAVIETIWRLTKGEAYVTSDVGQHQMFAALYYPFDKPRRWINSGGLGTMGFGLPAALGVKMALPDETVVCVTGDGSIQMNIQELSTALQYELPVLVLNLNNRYLGMVKQWQDMIYSGRHSQSYMQSLPDFVRLAEAYGHIGIQINHPDELENKLGEALEHVRNHRLVFVDVTVDGSEHVYPMQIRGGGMDEMWLSKTERT from the coding sequence ATGGAGATGTTGTCTGGAGCCGAGATGGTCGTCCGATCGCTCATCGATCAGGGTGTGAAGCAGGTATTCGGTTATCCCGGGGGGGCCGTCCTCGATATTTATGATGCGCTACATACGGTCGGCGGTGTTGATCATGTGCTGGTCCGTCATGAACAGGCCGCGGTACATATGGCTGATGGCCTGGCGCGCGCCACGGGGGAAGTCGGCGTTGTTTTGGTCACTTCCGGACCGGGGGCAACCAATGCAATCACCGGGATTGCAACGGCATATATGGATTCCATTCCACTGGTGATCCTCTCCGGACAGGTTGCCACCTCCCTGATTGGCTACGATGCCTTTCAGGAGTGCGACATGGTGGGCATATCCCGCCCGGTGGTAAAACACAGCTTCCTGGTTAAACAAACGGAAGACATCCCGCAGGTGCTGAAAAAAGCCTTCTGGCTGGCGGCAAGCGGTCGTCCGGGACCGGTGGTAGTGGATTTGCCGAAAGATATTCTGAATCCGGCGAAAAAACTGCCTTACAGCTGGCCGGAGTCTGTAAGTATGCGTTCATATAATCCGACAACGACCGGACATAAAGGTCAGATAAAACGTGCTCTGCAAACGCTGGTAGCGGCGAAGAAACCGGTGGTCTATGTGGGCGGTGGCGCGGTGAATGCCGCCTGCCACCAACAACTGGGGCAGATTGCCGAAGCACTGAATCTGCCGGTTGTTTCCTCGCTGATGGGGTTAGGCGCGTTTCCGGCCACGCATCGCCAGGCGCTGGGTATGTTGGGCATGCACGGTACTTACGAAGCCAATATGACCATGCATCATTCCGATGTGATCTTTGCCGTCGGCGTTCGCTTTGACGATCGAACGACCAATAACCTGGCAAAATATTGCCCGAATGCGACCGTACTGCATATCGACATCGATCCGACCTCCATTTCAAAAACCGTCACGGCGGATATTCCGATTGTGGGCGATGCTCGCCTGGTGCTGGATCAGATGCTTGAGTTGCTGGAGCAGGAAAAATCACAGCAGCCGCTGGATGATAACCGTGACTGGTGGCAACAGATTGAACAATGGCGCGCCCGTCAGTGCCTGAAATACGACACGCAAAGCGAAAGTATTAAACCACAGGCGGTAATAGAAACCATCTGGCGTCTGACGAAAGGGGAGGCATATGTGACCTCTGATGTTGGTCAGCATCAGATGTTTGCCGCACTTTACTATCCGTTCGATAAACCACGCCGCTGGATTAACTCAGGCGGCCTCGGCACCATGGGATTCGGTTTACCCGCGGCGTTGGGGGTGAAAATGGCGCTGCCCGATGAAACGGTGGTGTGCGTGACCGGAGATGGCAGCATTCAGATGAACATCCAGGAGCTGTCGACGGCGCTGCAATATGAACTGCCGGTGCTGGTGCTCAACCTTAACAACCGCTATCTCGGCATGGTCAAACAATGGCAGGACATGATCTACTCCGGGCGCCACTCCCAGTCTTACATGCAGTCGCTGCCCGATTTTGTACGCCTTGCCGAGGCTTATGGGCATATTGGTATCCAGATTAATCATCCAGATGAACTGGAGAACAAGCTGGGCGAAGCGCTGGAACATGTGCGTAACCATCGTCTGGTGTTTGTCGATGTCACCGTCGATGGCAGTGAGCATGTCTACCCGATGCAGATTCGTGGGGGCGGGATGGATGAAATGTGGTTAAGCAAAACGGAGAGGACCTGA
- the ilvN gene encoding acetolactate synthase small subunit, producing MRRILSVLLENESGALSRVIGLFAQRGYNIESLTVAPTDDPTLSRMTIQTVGDEKVLEQIEKQLHKLVDVLRVSELGQGAHVEREIMLVKIQASGYGREEVKRNTEIFRGQIIDVTPSIYTVQLAGTSDKLDAFLATLREVAKIVEVARSGVVGLSRGDKIMR from the coding sequence ATGCGCCGGATATTATCAGTATTGCTGGAAAACGAGTCGGGTGCATTGTCGCGTGTGATTGGCCTCTTCGCCCAGCGCGGATACAACATTGAAAGCCTGACCGTCGCGCCGACTGACGATCCGACCTTATCGCGGATGACGATTCAGACGGTTGGGGATGAGAAAGTCCTGGAGCAGATCGAAAAGCAGCTTCACAAGCTGGTGGATGTTCTGCGCGTCAGCGAACTGGGGCAGGGCGCGCACGTTGAACGAGAAATCATGCTGGTGAAAATCCAGGCCAGCGGTTATGGCCGGGAAGAGGTGAAACGTAACACGGAGATTTTCCGCGGGCAAATCATCGACGTTACGCCGTCGATCTACACCGTACAACTGGCGGGCACCAGCGATAAGCTGGATGCGTTTCTGGCAACCCTGCGTGAAGTCGCCAAAATTGTGGAGGTTGCCCGTTCCGGCGTGGTGGGACTTTCTCGCGGCGATAAAATTATGCGCTAA
- the cra gene encoding catabolite repressor/activator, translating to MKLDEIARLAGVSRTTASYVINGKAKQYRVSDKTVEKVMAVVREHNYHPNAVAAGLRAGRTRSIGLVIPDLENTSYTRIANYLERQARQRGYQLLIACSEDQPDNEMRCIEHLLQRQVDAIIVSTSLPPEHPFYQRWANSSFPIVALDRALDREHFTSVVGADQDDAQMLAEELRKFPAETVLYLGALPELSVSFLREQGFRTAWKDDPREVHFLYANSYEREAAAQLFDKWLETHPMPQALFTTSFALLQGVMDVTLRRDGQLPSDLAIATFGDHELLDFLQCPVLAVAQRHRDVAERVLEIVLASLDEPRKPKPGLTRIRRNLYRRGILSRN from the coding sequence GTGAAACTGGATGAAATCGCTCGGTTGGCCGGCGTTTCGCGAACGACTGCAAGCTACGTTATTAACGGCAAAGCAAAGCAATATCGCGTAAGCGACAAAACGGTCGAAAAAGTCATGGCGGTGGTGCGTGAGCATAATTACCACCCGAACGCCGTGGCGGCCGGGCTACGTGCTGGACGCACACGTTCTATTGGGCTTGTGATCCCGGATCTCGAGAACACGAGCTATACTCGGATCGCAAACTATCTGGAGCGCCAGGCGCGTCAGCGCGGGTATCAACTGTTGATTGCCTGCTCTGAAGATCAGCCGGATAACGAAATGCGTTGTATTGAGCATCTTTTACAACGCCAGGTTGATGCCATTATTGTGTCGACCTCCTTGCCGCCTGAACACCCGTTCTATCAGCGCTGGGCGAACAGTTCATTCCCGATTGTGGCGCTGGACCGCGCGCTGGATCGCGAACATTTCACCAGCGTGGTGGGCGCAGACCAGGATGATGCCCAAATGCTGGCGGAGGAGTTACGTAAATTCCCTGCTGAAACCGTGCTCTATCTGGGGGCGCTCCCTGAATTATCCGTCAGTTTCTTGCGCGAACAGGGTTTCCGTACCGCATGGAAAGACGATCCGCGTGAAGTGCATTTCCTCTATGCCAACAGCTATGAACGTGAAGCTGCCGCGCAGTTGTTTGATAAATGGCTGGAAACGCATCCAATGCCTCAGGCGCTGTTTACCACGTCGTTTGCTCTGCTGCAGGGAGTGATGGATGTGACCCTGCGTCGCGACGGGCAGTTACCGTCTGATTTGGCGATTGCGACGTTTGGCGACCACGAACTGCTCGACTTCCTGCAGTGCCCGGTACTGGCGGTAGCGCAGCGTCATCGCGATGTTGCTGAGCGCGTGCTGGAGATTGTGCTGGCAAGCCTGGATGAGCCGCGAAAACCAAAACCAGGATTAACGCGTATACGGCGTAATCTGTACCGTCGCGGTATACTTAGCCGTAACTAA
- the mraZ gene encoding division/cell wall cluster transcriptional repressor MraZ has product MFRGATLVNLDSKGRLSVPTRYRDQLLESATGQMVCTIDIHHPCLLLYPLPEWEIIEQKLSRLSSMNPVERRVQRLLLGHASECQMDSAGRLLIAPILRQHAGLTKEVMLVGQFNKFELWDETTWYQQVKEDIDAEQSVTGALSERLQDLSL; this is encoded by the coding sequence ATGTTCCGGGGAGCAACGTTAGTTAATCTCGACAGTAAAGGGCGCTTATCCGTGCCTACCCGTTATCGGGATCAACTGCTCGAGAGCGCTACCGGTCAAATGGTTTGCACCATTGACATCCATCACCCGTGCCTGCTGCTGTACCCCCTGCCTGAATGGGAAATCATCGAACAGAAGTTATCGCGTCTGTCTAGCATGAATCCAGTTGAGCGTCGCGTACAGCGCCTGTTGTTGGGTCATGCCAGCGAATGTCAGATGGATAGCGCTGGTCGCTTATTGATAGCGCCCATTCTGCGGCAACACGCAGGGTTAACGAAAGAAGTGATGCTGGTTGGGCAGTTCAATAAGTTTGAGCTGTGGGATGAAACGACCTGGTATCAACAGGTCAAGGAAGATATCGACGCTGAGCAGTCTGTTACCGGCGCGCTGTCGGAACGATTGCAGGATTTGTCTCTATAA
- the rsmH gene encoding 16S rRNA (cytosine(1402)-N(4))-methyltransferase RsmH, whose protein sequence is MMENYKHTTVLLDEAVNGLNIRPDGIYIDGTFGRGGHSRLILSQLGEEGRLLAIDRDPQAIAVAQTITDPRFSIVHGPFSALADYVAERGLTGKIDGILLDLGVSSPQLDDAERGFSFMRDGPLDMRMDPTRGQSAAEWLQTADEADIAWVIKTFGEERFGKRIARAIVERNRIEPMTRTKELAEVIAAAMPVKDKFKHPATRTFQAVRIWVNSELEEIEQALKSSLSVLAPGGRLSIISFHSLEDRIVKRFMREQSRGPQVPAGIPMTEAQIKKLGGRELRALGKMMPGEEEVAENPRARSSVLRIAERTNA, encoded by the coding sequence ATGATGGAAAATTATAAACATACAACGGTGTTGCTGGATGAAGCCGTAAACGGCCTGAATATTCGTCCAGACGGCATCTACATTGACGGGACATTTGGTCGCGGTGGTCACTCACGTCTGATCCTCTCCCAGCTTGGCGAAGAGGGACGTTTACTGGCCATCGATCGCGATCCGCAGGCTATTGCCGTTGCACAGACGATTACCGATCCCCGTTTTTCCATCGTCCATGGACCTTTTTCTGCGCTGGCTGACTACGTCGCCGAGCGCGGACTGACCGGTAAGATCGACGGGATTCTTCTCGATCTTGGGGTTTCTTCTCCGCAGCTTGACGACGCTGAGCGCGGATTCTCATTTATGCGTGACGGTCCGTTAGATATGCGAATGGACCCGACACGCGGTCAGTCAGCGGCCGAATGGCTGCAAACCGCCGATGAAGCAGACATTGCCTGGGTGATCAAAACCTTTGGCGAAGAGCGCTTCGGCAAACGCATTGCTCGCGCCATCGTGGAGCGCAACCGCATCGAACCAATGACCCGCACTAAAGAGCTGGCAGAGGTGATTGCGGCGGCAATGCCGGTGAAAGACAAATTCAAACATCCCGCGACCCGTACCTTCCAGGCGGTGCGCATTTGGGTGAACAGTGAACTGGAGGAGATAGAGCAGGCGCTAAAAAGCTCGCTCAGCGTGCTGGCACCAGGTGGTCGCCTTTCGATAATCAGTTTCCATTCGCTTGAAGATCGCATTGTGAAACGCTTTATGCGCGAACAAAGCCGTGGTCCTCAGGTTCCGGCTGGAATACCGATGACCGAAGCGCAGATCAAAAAACTGGGCGGCCGTGAGTTAAGAGCACTAGGCAAGATGATGCCGGGTGAAGAAGAGGTAGCTGAAAATCCTCGTGCCCGTAGTTCAGTTCTGCGTATTGCAGAGAGGACGAACGCATGA
- the ftsL gene encoding cell division protein FtsL: MISRVTEALSKVKGSIGSNERHALPGVIGDDLLRYGKLPLCLFICIILTAVTVVTTAHHTRLLTAQREQLVLERDALDIEWRNLILEENALGDHSRVERIATEKLQMQHVDPSQENIVVQK, encoded by the coding sequence ATGATCAGCAGAGTGACAGAAGCCCTCAGCAAAGTTAAAGGATCGATAGGAAGCAACGAGCGCCATGCCTTGCCTGGCGTGATCGGTGACGATCTTTTGCGGTATGGGAAGCTGCCACTCTGCCTGTTCATTTGCATTATTTTGACGGCGGTTACCGTCGTGACAACAGCACACCATACGCGGTTACTGACCGCGCAGCGTGAGCAGCTGGTTCTGGAGCGAGATGCGCTGGATATCGAATGGCGTAACTTGATCCTAGAGGAGAACGCGCTCGGCGACCATAGCCGTGTTGAACGGATCGCAACGGAAAAGCTGCAAATGCAGCATGTTGATCCCTCACAAGAAAATATCGTAGTACAAAAATAA
- the ftsI gene encoding peptidoglycan glycosyltransferase FtsI yields MKAAAKTHKPKRQEEQANFISWRFALLCGCILLALGFLLGRVAWLQIIAPDMLVRQGDMRSLRVQEVSTSRGMITDRSGRPLAVSVPVKAIWADPKEVHDAGGVSVGERWRALSTALNLPLDQLASRINANPKGRFIYLARQVNPDMADYIKKLKLPGIHLREESRRYYPSGEVTAHLIGFTNVDSQGIEGVEKSFDKWLTGQPGERIVRKDRYGRVIEDISSTDSQAAHNLALSIDERLQALVYRELNNAVAFNKAESGSAVLVDVNTGEVLAMANSPSYNPNNLTGTPKDAMRNRTITDVFEPGSTVKPMVVMTALQRGVVRENTVLNTIPYRINGHEIKDVARYSELTLTGVLQKSSNVGVSKLALAMPSSALVDTYSRFGLGKATNLGLVGERSGLYPQKQRWSDIERATFSFGYGLMVTPLQLARVYATIGSYGVYRPLSITKVDPPVPGERIFPESTVRTVVHMMESVALPGGGGVKAAIKGYRIAIKTGTAKKVGPDGRYINKYIAYTAGVAPASQPRFALVVVINDPQAGKYYGGAVSAPVFGAIMGGVLRTMNIEPDALTTGDKNEFVNNQGEATGGRS; encoded by the coding sequence ATGAAAGCAGCGGCAAAAACGCACAAACCAAAACGCCAGGAAGAACAAGCCAACTTTATCAGTTGGCGTTTTGCGTTACTGTGCGGCTGTATTTTGCTGGCACTGGGTTTTCTGCTCGGGCGCGTTGCCTGGCTGCAAATCATCGCGCCGGACATGTTGGTGCGTCAGGGCGACATGCGTTCTCTGCGCGTCCAGGAAGTGTCTACGTCACGCGGGATGATTACCGACCGCTCAGGTCGTCCGCTGGCGGTGAGCGTTCCGGTGAAGGCGATTTGGGCCGACCCGAAAGAGGTGCATGATGCAGGCGGCGTGAGCGTTGGTGAACGCTGGCGGGCGTTGTCGACTGCCCTGAACCTCCCACTCGATCAACTGGCTTCCCGCATTAACGCCAACCCGAAAGGGCGCTTTATCTATCTGGCGCGTCAGGTAAACCCTGACATGGCTGACTACATCAAGAAACTGAAGCTGCCAGGTATTCATCTGCGCGAAGAATCCCGCCGCTACTATCCTTCCGGAGAAGTGACCGCTCACCTCATCGGCTTTACTAACGTCGACAGTCAGGGGATTGAAGGCGTTGAGAAGAGCTTCGACAAGTGGCTCACCGGGCAACCGGGCGAACGTATTGTACGTAAAGACCGTTATGGCCGCGTCATTGAGGATATTTCCTCTACCGACAGTCAGGCGGCGCATAACCTTGCGCTAAGCATTGATGAGCGTTTACAGGCGCTGGTTTACCGTGAACTGAATAACGCGGTGGCGTTTAACAAGGCGGAGTCAGGCAGTGCGGTACTGGTGGATGTGAACACCGGTGAAGTGTTGGCAATGGCCAACAGTCCGTCTTACAACCCGAATAATCTCACCGGTACGCCGAAAGATGCGATGCGTAACCGTACCATTACCGACGTGTTTGAGCCGGGTTCTACCGTCAAACCGATGGTGGTGATGACGGCGCTGCAGCGTGGTGTGGTACGTGAAAATACCGTACTTAACACCATCCCTTACCGAATTAATGGTCACGAAATCAAAGACGTGGCGCGTTATAGCGAATTGACCCTCACCGGGGTTTTGCAGAAGTCGAGTAACGTCGGTGTTTCCAAGCTGGCGTTAGCGATGCCGTCCTCAGCGTTAGTAGACACTTACTCACGTTTTGGGCTGGGAAAAGCGACCAATTTGGGGTTGGTCGGAGAACGCAGTGGCTTATATCCTCAAAAACAACGGTGGTCTGACATAGAGAGGGCCACCTTCTCTTTCGGCTATGGGCTAATGGTAACGCCGTTACAGTTAGCGCGAGTCTATGCAACGATCGGCAGCTATGGCGTATATCGTCCGCTGTCGATCACCAAAGTTGACCCTCCGGTTCCTGGCGAGCGTATCTTCCCGGAATCAACCGTGCGTACCGTGGTGCACATGATGGAAAGCGTGGCGCTGCCCGGCGGCGGCGGCGTGAAGGCGGCGATTAAAGGCTATCGTATCGCCATTAAAACCGGTACGGCGAAAAAAGTAGGCCCGGATGGCCGCTACATCAACAAATACATTGCTTATACCGCAGGCGTTGCGCCTGCGAGTCAGCCGCGCTTCGCGCTGGTTGTTGTTATCAACGATCCGCAGGCGGGTAAATACTACGGTGGCGCCGTTTCCGCGCCGGTCTTTGGTGCCATCATGGGCGGCGTACTGCGCACCATGAACATCGAGCCGGATGCGCTGACAACGGGCGATAAAAATGAATTTGTGAATAATCAAGGCGAGGCAACAGGTGGCAGATCGTAA
- the murE gene encoding UDP-N-acetylmuramoyl-L-alanyl-D-glutamate--2,6-diaminopimelate ligase, translating to MADRNLRDLLAPWVPGAPERALREMTLDSRVAASGDLFVAVLGHQADGRRYIPQAIAQGVAAIIAEAKDEATDGEIREMHGVPVIYLSQLNERLSALAGRFYHEPSEKMRLVGVTGTNGKTTTTQLLAQWSQLLGETSAVMGTVGNGLLGKVIPTENTTGSAVDVQHVLAGLVAQGATVGAMEVSSHGLVQHRVAALKFAASVFTNLSRDHLDYHGDMEHYEAAKWLLYSTHQCGQAIVNADDEVGRRWLAKLPDAVAVSMEDHINPNCHGRWLKAVDVNYHDSGATIRFTSSWGDGEIESHLMGAFNVSNLLLALATLLALGYPLADLLKTATQLQPVCGRMEVFSAPGKTTVVVDYAHTPDALEKALQAARLHCAGKLWCVFGCGGDRDKGKRPLMGAIAEEFADVVVVTDDNPRTEEPRAIINDILAGMLDAGQAKVMEGRAEAVTNAIMQAKENDVVLVAGKGHEDYQIVGSQRLDYSDRVTAARLLGVIA from the coding sequence GTGGCAGATCGTAATTTGCGCGACCTTCTTGCTCCATGGGTGCCGGGTGCACCGGAGCGAGCACTGCGGGAGATGACGCTTGACAGCCGTGTGGCTGCATCGGGCGATCTCTTTGTCGCAGTATTGGGTCATCAGGCGGACGGGCGTCGGTATATCCCGCAGGCGATAGCGCAAGGTGTGGCTGCCATTATTGCAGAAGCAAAAGATGAAGCTACTGACGGTGAAATCCGTGAAATGCACGGCGTGCCGGTTATCTATCTCAGCCAGCTTAACGAACGTTTATCTGCACTGGCAGGCCGTTTTTACCACGAGCCTTCTGAAAAAATGCGTCTGGTCGGCGTGACCGGGACCAACGGTAAAACCACCACTACCCAATTGCTGGCGCAGTGGAGCCAACTGCTTGGCGAAACCAGCGCGGTAATGGGAACAGTAGGCAATGGCCTGCTGGGCAAAGTGATCCCGACGGAAAATACTACCGGCTCAGCCGTTGATGTCCAGCATGTGCTGGCGGGGCTGGTTGCGCAGGGCGCAACGGTTGGCGCGATGGAAGTGTCTTCACACGGTCTGGTTCAGCATCGCGTGGCGGCGCTGAAGTTTGCCGCATCAGTATTTACTAACTTAAGCCGTGATCATCTTGACTACCACGGCGATATGGAACATTACGAAGCCGCGAAATGGCTGCTGTATTCCACGCACCAATGCGGTCAGGCCATCGTCAACGCGGATGATGAAGTCGGTCGTCGCTGGCTGGCCAAACTCCCGGATGCGGTTGCCGTTTCGATGGAAGACCACATCAATCCGAACTGTCACGGTCGTTGGTTAAAAGCGGTTGACGTGAATTATCACGACAGCGGGGCAACGATTCGTTTTACCTCCTCATGGGGTGACGGCGAAATTGAAAGCCACCTGATGGGCGCGTTTAACGTCAGCAATCTGCTGTTGGCGCTGGCGACGCTGCTGGCGCTGGGATATCCGTTAGCTGATTTACTGAAAACGGCGACACAATTGCAGCCGGTTTGCGGGCGTATGGAAGTGTTCAGCGCGCCGGGTAAAACCACCGTTGTGGTTGATTATGCCCATACGCCAGATGCGCTGGAAAAAGCGCTGCAGGCGGCACGTCTGCACTGTGCTGGCAAACTGTGGTGCGTCTTTGGTTGCGGCGGCGATCGCGACAAAGGCAAACGCCCGTTGATGGGCGCGATTGCTGAAGAGTTTGCTGATGTTGTCGTGGTGACCGATGACAACCCACGTACTGAAGAGCCGCGCGCCATTATTAACGACATTCTGGCGGGGATGCTGGATGCCGGACAGGCGAAGGTAATGGAAGGTCGCGCAGAAGCGGTGACAAACGCCATTATGCAGGCGAAAGAAAATGACGTGGTGCTGGTGGCCGGTAAAGGTCATGAAGACTACCAGATCGTTGGTTCACAGCGCCTCGACTATTCTGACCGCGTCACGGCAGCGCGTCTGCTGGGGGTAATCGCATGA
- the murF gene encoding UDP-N-acetylmuramoyl-tripeptide--D-alanyl-D-alanine ligase has product MISVTLSQLAEILRGELKGADLTLDAVTTDTRKVTPGCLFVALKGERFDAHDFADKAQESGAGALLVSRPLDTDLPQLIVKDTRLAFGELAAWVRAQVPARVVALTGSSGKTSVKEMTASILSQCGNTLYTAGNLNNDIGVPMTLLRLNNDYDYAVIELGANHQGEIAWTVGLTRPEAALVNNLAAAHLEGFGSLAGVAKAKGEIFTGLSANGIAIMNADNNDWLNWQSIIGDRKVWRFSPNAANSDFSADNVHVTSHGTEFSLQTPTGSIDVLLPLPGRHNIANALAAAALSMAVGATPEAIKAGLKDLQAVPGRLFPVQLAENQLLLDDSYNANVGSMTAAVQVLSEMPGYRVLVVGDMAELGAESEACHVQVGEAAKAAGIDRVLSTGKLSQAISHASGVGEHFADKTALTAHLKALIAEHQIMTILVKGSRSAAMEEVVRALQENGTC; this is encoded by the coding sequence ATGATTAGCGTAACGCTCAGCCAACTGGCGGAGATCCTCCGTGGCGAATTAAAAGGGGCCGATCTGACCCTTGATGCGGTGACAACCGATACGCGTAAAGTGACGCCGGGCTGCCTGTTTGTGGCGCTGAAAGGCGAACGCTTTGACGCCCACGATTTTGCCGACAAAGCGCAAGAGAGCGGGGCGGGTGCGCTGCTGGTCAGCCGTCCGTTGGACACCGATCTGCCGCAGTTGATTGTTAAAGATACGCGTCTGGCGTTTGGTGAACTGGCCGCGTGGGTTCGCGCCCAGGTTCCGGCGCGCGTTGTTGCGCTGACCGGCTCTTCCGGGAAAACATCCGTCAAAGAGATGACGGCGTCCATTCTGAGTCAATGCGGCAACACACTATATACCGCGGGCAACCTGAACAACGACATCGGCGTACCGATGACGCTGCTGCGCTTAAACAACGATTACGACTATGCCGTAATTGAGCTCGGCGCCAATCATCAGGGGGAAATCGCCTGGACCGTTGGTCTGACACGTCCGGAAGCGGCGCTGGTGAACAACCTGGCCGCCGCGCATCTGGAAGGCTTCGGCTCTCTGGCCGGTGTTGCAAAGGCAAAAGGTGAGATTTTTACCGGCCTGTCAGCGAACGGTATCGCCATTATGAATGCCGACAACAACGACTGGCTGAACTGGCAAAGCATCATCGGCGATCGCAAAGTCTGGCGCTTCTCGCCGAATGCGGCTAACAGCGACTTTTCGGCGGATAACGTTCATGTGACCTCACACGGCACAGAGTTTTCGCTGCAAACGCCAACCGGAAGCATTGATGTTCTGCTGCCGCTGCCGGGGCGTCACAACATTGCTAACGCCCTTGCGGCGGCTGCGCTCTCTATGGCGGTAGGCGCGACGCCAGAGGCGATCAAAGCGGGCCTGAAGGATCTGCAAGCGGTGCCGGGGCGTCTGTTCCCGGTTCAACTGGCAGAAAATCAGCTGCTGCTGGACGACTCCTACAACGCTAACGTCGGCTCAATGACCGCAGCGGTACAGGTGCTGTCCGAAATGCCCGGCTACCGCGTGCTGGTGGTTGGCGATATGGCAGAGCTTGGCGCGGAAAGCGAAGCCTGCCACGTACAGGTAGGTGAGGCTGCAAAGGCTGCAGGTATCGACCGGGTGCTGAGTACAGGGAAACTGAGTCAGGCAATTAGCCATGCCAGCGGCGTTGGTGAGCATTTTGCGGATAAAACCGCGCTGACCGCGCATCTTAAGGCGCTGATTGCAGAACATCAGATCATGACGATTTTAGTGAAGGGTTCACGTAGTGCCGCCATGGAAGAGGTAGTACGCGCATTACAGGAGAATGGAACATGTTAG